A stretch of the Porites lutea chromosome 12, jaPorLute2.1, whole genome shotgun sequence genome encodes the following:
- the LOC140921961 gene encoding uncharacterized protein, whose product INVESYCFFHLPGRGNVITVNSQQAFINVGGTNSANTINAPSSGYPSLIASSPPQSGIRLPSQIPGKTPVQDPRSPLPVVTSPFDTETPRSATQDARSPTQATSGRDKSLDGEDEKLKDRPVQESANPPKDSTDESLKHLAGEQVFEEKPVREIEDVTKDEKIEQPKFGAEDSLQEGVEEFDKEKPLQETGQTGKNQTVGEQSLQHFEEFDKEKPVQETKEPGKSDTSGDQSLKSLEDTEKQKPFKESPGNETEGLSESKPLQETANSAVKTKSTEEEEVRPTQETVSPIKGLTEESDQVKSESLQETGKPSQEQDAEEENTEEIQTGNDVSSVDNPNVKRPKQETACSEANSDSLKEELVPTQETMAAGKGPFEESGLEVGVKAQPTDDLHDVPPAGNPESIQPKQETASSDKESNSLNEEFVPTQETMVAGKEPFEESGLEVGVKAHPTDEVHDSLPPAENDPESIQPKQETARSEAESDKLKEEVVPTQETMAAGKGPFEESGLEVGFKAHPTDEKE is encoded by the exons ATTAATGTTGAAAGCTATTGTTTTTTTCATCTCCCAGGTAGAGGTAACGTAATAACTGTCAACTCTCAACAAGCATTTATTAATGTTGGAGGAACAAACTCAGCGAATACTATCAACGCTCCCAGTTCAG GGTATCCTTCATTAATCGCTTCGTCCCCACCACAGTCAGGTATACGTTTACCATCTCAGATACCTGGCAAGACGCCTGTTCAGGATCCAAGGTCACCACTACCAGTTGTTACGTCCCCCTTCGACACTGAGACACCCAGGTCGGCCACTCAAGACGCAAGATCGCCTACACAAGCTACCTCTGGCAGGGACAAATCTCTTGACGGTGAGGATGAGAAGCTGAAAGATAGGCCAGTTCAAGAGTCTGCCAACCCGCCAAAAGACAGCACGGATGAAAGCTTGAAACATCTTGCAGGCGAACAGGTCTTTGAAGAGAAGCCAGTACGAGAAATTGAAGACGTGACAAAGGATGAGAAGATAGAGCAACCCAAATTTGGCGCGGAGGATTCTCTTCAAGAAGGTGTTGAAGAGTTTGATAAAGAAAAGCCACTTCAAGAGACTGGGCAGACTGGCAAAAATCAAACAGTTGGCGAACAGTCCTTACAGCATTTTGAAGAGTTTGACAAAGAGAAACCTGTACAAGAGACGAAAGAACCTGGCAAATCTGACACGAGCGGGGATCAGTCCTTGAAGAGTTTAGAAGATACTGAGAAACAGAAACCATTTAAGGAGAGCCCAGGCAATGAAACGGAAGGTCTCTCTGAGAGTAAACCTTTACAGGAAACCGCTAATTCCGCGGTCAAGACTAAAAGTACCGAAGAAGAAGAGGTACGTCCTACTCAGGAGACCGTGAGTCCAATTAAAGGACTTACTGAGGAATCTGATCAAGTTAAGAGCGAGTCGTTGCAGGAGACAGGAAAACCCAGCCAAGAGCAAGATGCGGAAGAAGAAAACACAGAAGAAATTCAAACGGGCAACGACGTGTCTTCAGTTGACAATCCAAATGTGAAGCGACCTAAGCAAGAAACTGCTTGCTCTGAAGCTAACTCCGACAGTTTGAAAGAAGAACTTGTCCCCACTCAAGAAACCATGGCCGCTGGCAAGGGACCTTTTGAGGAGTCCGGGCTTGAAGTGGGTGTCAAGGCGCAACCAACAGATGACTTACACGACGTGCCTCCAGCGGGGAATCCCGAGTCGATACAGCCTAAACAAGAAACAGCGAGCTCTGATAAAGAGTCCAATAGTTTGAATGAAGAATTTGTTCCCACTCAAGAAACCATGGTGGCTGGTAAAGAACCTTTTGAGGAGTCCGGGCTTGAAGTGGGTGTCAAGGCGCACCCAACAGACGAGGTACACGACAGTTTGCCTCCAGCAGAGAATGATCCTGAGTCGATACAGCCTAAACAAGAAACAGCGAGATCTGAAGCTGAGTCTGACAAGTTGAAAGAAGAGGTTGTTCCCACCCAAGAAACCATGGCCGCTGGTAAAGGGCCTTTTGAGGAGTCTGGGCTGGAAGTGGGGTTCAAAGCGCATCCAACCGACGAGAAAGAATAG
- the LOC140953797 gene encoding uncharacterized protein translates to MTLANYFLFVSIFLDICSLKLAADCQRGCEQSRGSIGKAGMKNLAMQGHSFRNYTLSKPYDCHVKCFEEKCKCQAYQIRENRCELLDEDRFSAPEDFLTKKGYTYYDMNREYVNQVTSESNIQCVPALPKIGFEILRDYLRAKLNDIDVMRLNFDGCKKYEFISIRGYNCSNCTAQFVQTDNRHAHTDSFWGPKIGCQFTSQSTGAVRLLGGEDNFGWYQTVNPAHRCTSSNDSTTQWWLGVLIGRH, encoded by the exons ATGACTCTGGCGAACTATTTCCTTTTCGTTTCGATATTTCTTGATATCTGCAGTTTGAAATTAGCCGCAGACTGTCAGAGAGGATGCGAACAAAGCAGAGGAAGTATTGGTAAAGCGGGAATGAAAAATCTGGCTATGCAAGGGCACAGCTTTAGAAATTACACGCTGTCGAAGCCGTATGACTGTCATGTAAAATGCTTTGAGGAGAAATGTAAATGCCAAGCGTACCAAATAAGGGAAAATCGATGCGAGTTGCTGGATGAAGACAGATTTTCTGCTCCTGAAGACTTTCTCACGAAAAAGGGATACACTTATTATGATATGAATAGAGAATACGTCAATCAGGTAACCAGTGAATCTAATATCCAATGTGTTCCTGCTTTGCCAAAGATAGGCTTTGAGATTTTAAG AGATTACTTAAGGGCCAAGTTGAATGATATCGACGTTATGCGCTTGAATTTCGATGGATGTAAAAAATACGAATTTATTAGCATCCGAGGATATAACTGTAGCAACTGTACGGCTCAGTTCGTCCAAACAGATAATAGGCATGCGCATACTGATTCGTTTTGGGGTCCAAAGATCGGGTGTCAGTTTACCAGCCAATCCACAGGTGCAGTGAGGTTACTGGGAGGGGAGGATAACTTTGGATGGTATCAAACAGTCAATCCGGCTCACAGATGTACATCTAGTAATGATTCAACAACACAGTGGTGGCTTGGAGTTCTAATTGGGCGTCACTAG
- the LOC140953800 gene encoding melanocyte-stimulating hormone receptor-like yields the protein MENSTSDNFSTTTATLTVYPLGNSCFHLPDAEFDKIEQRRTSNLLTGIINAVLSPFAVTANFFIVFVILRKYSLQTPSNLLLTCLAISDLLVGLIVQPSFVIFRILENTYGFVPCVVRMIYSMGFFICYGVSFMTLCAISCERLLTLLYSFRFQELVRRERVSKTAVFIWLVNLLFTCLQWANNHIFKFIHLCLLLASLVIAFSAQCKILLISLRHQRQIKRHNRGTSSLQRQMQIKLAINLTSIVAIYFALNLPVLLVTKLHQIIIGYIETYNYYSWAETAALLNSSVNPLVCTLRVKEIRKAIRDIFVKKRKLRGRKRTILDKVADQENNNVLLLRFREMTVL from the coding sequence atggaaaaCTCTACTTCAGACAACTTCAGTACTACAACGGCTACTTTAACGGTGTATCCACTTGGTAACTCTTGCTTTCATCTTCCAGACGCAGAATTTGATAAAATTGAACAACGGAGAACAAGCAATCTACTAACAGGTATAATAAATGCGGTTTTATCGCCTTTCGCCGTTACAGCAAACTTCTTCATCGTGTTCGTCATTTTGAGAAAATACTCTTTACAAACGCCCTCCAATCTGCTGCTTACTTGCCTGGCCATTTCTGATTTACTTGTTGGTCTGATAGTTCAACCaagctttgttattttcaggaTTCTTGAGAACACATATGGCTTTGTTCCCTGTGTTGTGAGGATGATATACTCGATGGGATTTTTCATATGCTACGGAGTATCATTTATGACATTGTGCGCCATAAGCTGCGAAAGGTTATTAACGTTGCTGTACTCTTTTCGTTTTCAAGAACTTGTTCGACGCGAGCGCGTTtcaaaaacagctgttttcatTTGGCTTGTCAACTTATTATTCACGTGTCTCCAGTGGGCTAATAATCATATCTTCAAATTTATTCATCTGTGTTTGTTGCTGGCTTCTCTTGTCATAGCATTTTCAGCTCAGTGTAAAATTCTCCTCATAAGTCTTCGCCACCAACGTCAAATCAAACGACATAACCGAGGAACCTCTTCCCTGCAAAGGCAAATGCAAATCAAGCTCGCAATTAATCTTACGTCCATAGTTGCAATTTATTTTGCCTTGAATTTACCTGTCCTTCTTGTAACCAAATTACATCAAATCATTATCGGATATATTGAAACCTATAACTATTATAGTTGGGCCGAAACTGCGGCTTTATTAAATTCCTCTGTTAATCCACTCGTTTGTACTTTGCGAGTTAAAGAAATCAGAAAGGCCATCAGAGATATTTTTgtgaagaaaaggaaacttaGAGGAAGGAAGAGAACAATTCTCGACAAAGTTGCAGATCAAGAGAATAATAACGTATTGTTGTTGAGGTTCAGGGAAATGACAGTGCTATAA
- the LOC140922097 gene encoding transportin-1-like translates to MQGFSTGAKTKMAWQPDQDGLQQIIQLLKESQSPNNEVQRAVQQKLESLNQFPDFNNYLIFVLTKLKSEDEPTRSLSGLILKNNVKSHYHTFPDPVKEFIKSECLQAIGDPSPLIRATIGILVTTIAAKGDLTNWPELLPTLCQLLDSEDYNVCEGAFGALQKICEDSAEQLDSDALSRPLNILIPKFLQFFRHASPKIRSHAIACVNQFIVTRTQALMVHIGTFIENLFALAGDEDPEVRKNVCRALVMLLEVRADQLIPHMNNIVEYMLMRTQDKDENVSLEACEFWLTLAEQPICKEALNPHLHRLIPILVNGMRYSEIDLILLKADNEDDESVPDSEQDIRPRFHKSKTHSQQHEQLQDGEVAGDSEEDEDDMDDDALSDWNLRKCSAAALDVLANVFRDDLLPVLLPILKETLFHPDWEAKESGILVLGAVAEGCITGIAPHLPELIPFLINSLSEKRALVRSITCWTLSRYAHWVVSQPHEAYLQRLMTELLKRILDSNKRVQEAACSAFATLEEEACTELVPYLSFILETLVFAFNKYQHKNLLILYDAIGTLADSVGHHLNKQEFINMLMPPLIQKWNQLKDEDKDLFPLLECLSSVATALRSGFLPYAEPVFQRCVSLVEQTLTQSVASQTHPDQFEPPDKDFMIVALDLLSGLAEGLEGQIEQFVIRSNTMTLLYQCMQDKMPEVRQSSFALLGDLTKACFQHVKPCIGDFLPILGQNLNPEFISVCNNATWAIGEISVQLGSDMKQYINLVLQQLITIINRPHTPKTLQENTAITIGRLGLVCPQEVAPLLPQFIQKWCTSLRNIRDNEEKDSAFRGICNMIGLNPGGVVQDFIFFCDAVASWVNPSPDLKDMFLKILHGFKNQVGEENWKRFSSQFPAALRERLSTNYGV, encoded by the exons ATGCAGGGGTTTTCAACCGGTGCAAAAACCAAAATGGCGTGGCAACCAGACCAAGACGGTTTACAGCAAATTATAcagcttttaaaagaaagtcaGAGCCCTAATAATGAAGTACAGAGAGCAGTTCAACAA AAACTTGAATCCTTGAACCAATTCCCTGACTTCAACAATTACCTGATATTTGTTCTGACGAAGTTAAAAAGCGAAG ATGAACCGACTCGTTCGCTGTCGGGTTTAATTCTTAAAAATAACGTCAAGTCACATTATCACACATTTCCTGATCCAGTTAAAGAGTTTATAAAATCAGAATGCCTTCAAGCCATAGGCGATCCCTCGCCTCTCATACGAGCTACAATCGGTATCTTGGTCACCACAATAGCTGCGAAAGGCGATCTTACGAACTGGCCCGAGCTTTTACCAACTTTGTGCCAGCTTTTGGACAGCGAAGACTACAATGTTTGTGAG GGAGCATTTGGAGCTTTGCAGAAGATCTGTGAAGACTCAGCTGAGCAGCTGGACAGTGATGCACTTAGCAGACCCCTCAATATACTTATCCCCAAGTTTCTTCAGTTTTTTAGACATGCAAGCCCCAAAATAAG GTCCCATGCTATTGCCTGTGTTAACCAGTTTATTGTCACACGGACACAAGCACTCATGGTTCACATAGGGACTTTCATTGAG AATCTGTTTGCACTTGCGGGAGATGAGGACCCTGAAGTGAGAAAGAATGTCTGCCGAGCCCTGGTGATGCTTTTGGAAGTTAGAGCTGATCAATTAATTCCTCACATGAATAACATAGTTGAG TACATGTTGATGAGGACACAGGACAAAGATGAGAATGTTTCTCTTGAAGCCTGTGAGTTTTGGTTGACACTAGCTGAGCAGCCAATCTGTAAAGAGGCACTTAATCCACATCTCCACAG GCTTATCCCAATACTGGTAAATGGAATGAGATACTCAGAGATTGACCTCATCCTTCTTAAG GCTGACAATGAGGATGATGAGTCTGTGCCAGATAGTGAACAAGACATCCGACCAAGATTTCACAAATCAAAGACACACAGTCAACAGCATGAGCAATTACAAGACGGAGAAGTAGCT GGGGACAGTGAAGAGGATGAAGATGACATGGACGATGATGCTTTGTCAGACTGGAACTTAA GAAAGTGTTCTGCAGCTGCCTTAGATGTTCTTGCAAATGTTTTCCGCGATGACCTGTTGCCAGTGTTACTGCCGATTTTGAAGGAAACACTTTTCCATCCTGACTGGGAAGCCAAAGAATCAGGAATTCTTGTCCTGGGTGCTGTGGCTGAAG gttgcATTACTGGAATTGCTCCCCACTTGCCTGAACTGATTCCTTTCTTGATCAACTCACTTTCTGAAAAGAGG GCACTGGTGCGTTCTATAACTTGCTGGACGCTGAGTCGTTATGCACACTGGGTTGTTAGTCAGCCACATGAGGCCTATCTCCAGCGCCTTATGACAGAG CTTCTCAAAAGGATCCTGGATAGCAACAAGAGGGTCCAGGAAGCAGCTTGCAG TGCTTTTGCTACTTTAGAAGAAGAAGCTTGTACTGAACTCGTCCCATACCTCAGCTTCATTCTCGAGACTTTAGTTTTTGCATTTAATAAATACCag CACAAAAATCTCTTAATACTCTACGATGCTATTGGAACACTTGCTGACTCTGTGGGTCACCACTTGAACAAGCAGGAGTTCATAAACATGCTGATGCCGCCCCTTATTCAGAAATGGAACCAACTTAAAGATGAAGACAAAGACTTGTTTCCACTCCTAGAATGCCTTTCATCTGTTGCCACAGCACTCCGGTCAGGTTTCCTCCCCTATGCTGAACCTGTGTTCCAGAGATGTGTGTCTTTAGTGGAACAAACTTTAACTCAGAGTGTG GCATCCCAGACCCACCCAGACCAGTTTGAGCCTCCTGACAAGGACTTCATGATAGTGGCCTTAGATTTGTTAAGTGGACTAGCTGAAGGACTAGAGGGACAGATTGAACAGTTTGTTATCAGAAGTAACACCATGACTTTGCTCTACCAATGTATGCAG gaCAAAATGCCAGAAGTAAGGCAAAGTTCTTTTGCTCTTCTTGGGGATTTAACAAAGGCCTGTTTTCAACATGTCAAGCCTTGCATTG GTGACTTCTTGCCAATTCTGGGTCAAAATCTCAATCCTGAATTCATTTCTGTGTGCAATAATGCAACATGGGCCATTGGAGAAATTTCGGTCCAACTTG gttCTGACATGAAACAGTACATCAACCTGGTGCTTCAGCAACTCATCACCATTATTAACAGGCCACACACTCCAAAGACACTACAGGAAAATACAG CTATCACAATCGGTCGTCTGGGGTTAGTTTGTCCTCAAGAAGTGGCACCTTTGTTACCGCAGTTTATTCAGAAGTG GTGCACGTCTCTGAGGAACATACGTGACAATGAAGAGAAAGACTCTGCATTTCGAGGCATTTGTAACATGATTGGTTTAAATCCTGGTGGAGTTGTCCag GATTTTATATTCTTTTGCGACGCTGTTGCATCCTGGGTGAACCCAAGTCCAGACCTAAAGGATATGTTCCTCAAG ATCCTTCATGGGTTTAAAAACCAGGTAGGGGAAGAGAACTGGAAACGCTTTTCAAGCCAGTTTCCAGCTGCCCTCCGAGAGCGCCTGTCTACCAATTATGGAGTATGA